A window of Malania oleifera isolate guangnan ecotype guangnan chromosome 2, ASM2987363v1, whole genome shotgun sequence genomic DNA:
cctgacaggttgccgtatgcggggaaatcattaattgcccacaagactgcagcatgcatccgaaatgttgtccggTTTGCACATCAAATGtatccactcctttttcccataattctttcaactcgtcaattaatggatgcaggtaaacatcaatgTCATTACCAAGTGCTCTCGGTCTGggaatcagcagagacatataaatgaaagattctttcatacatcgccatggcgacatattgtatggcatcatcataactggccacatgctatattggttggtcatgttaccgaaaggattgaacccatctgaagcaaggccaagtctgatgttgcgaggatcactagcaaaccacggatgtattttatcaaattcggcccaagcttcggagtccactGGAtcgctaagggtgtttccatcttgaagacttttctcttgatgtcatctcatatctgtagtagtctttttgcacatacAATTGTTGAAGCcgtgggattaatggacaatatcgcaaaacttttttgggaatatttttacccttcttctgattagttctatacctcggttcaccacattctgggcacttgttcacattttcatgttcaccataaaagagtgcacaatcatacctacacgcatgtattagagtgtaaccgagacccaattcacgtaggtatgtcttcgcctcataaaaagacttgggaagtgtttcaccttctgacagtgctgccttaatgaggcttaaatgcatgttgaatgcactctgagataacccatgcattgtccttgcatgaagcaactttatcagaaactctaattttgagaactttttacagtttggatataggagcatccgtgcatccctcatgagattaacAAATgatttaccgagtcgattcaacgtactaggatcacaaggtatggtacccgttgaagtagtttcatcaccagtacgcgacacattGACATCACCTGTGtgcactgcaatccccctttgcaattcacctaacattttgattaacccttcaaaatgtgtatcaccacctactatatttgccccctcatcttcagcATCATTTAAATTATCGCTCTGAACTACGTAATCTTccccgtggaacacccatcttgtgtaccttttctccattccaaagtctaacaaatgtgaatggaccagctcaatgtgtttgaatgttatgttttggcatttcttgcaaggacaccttattctactggctctatctgcacgaggacgcgtgaactctatgaaatcatatacccctttcacgtattctggaaaaaacctaccccgagcgttcatccaactcttatccatgttcattaattaccctataatatgttcaagtaaatggtgttcattatattctcatactaTTTACCATGTATGCATCGTGAATcttataatcaaccatcatactctaaagggtacagatcatatcccattcaggaatgttgcatttacattgcgatcaattgctcaaattccttcattgtagtcgttataaatttcggcaacatctccccatggctctccaggTACACaatatgggggaagtgaaaatttggctagtcttccatcactaacaaattgtcacaacaccccactatgcacccagagaacacaagtagagacgcgctcaaaatatataataacaattgacaaagcgtgaacgatgacaacaatataaatacaacttcctgaactgtccacattggacaatccaagaatggttgaaatactcacattactaatcgtaagtgaaacaaataattaacatgttcaagtgattattagtcaacatagtatgactaataatcaattgaaatataacaattgatttgtctcacatgtacgattaggaatgcatgtatagtaaccgttcttggacgggtctaaacttcaatgaatacatgaaatagtagtaattaatttggcattttacttcatatgacatttacttcttgacctttcactgtacactttaGATTGTTTTTCTTACCTTAATGTCTATGCATTTATAAAATTGCAGAAAaaataaatcaagtcctaacaacaGAAGTAATATAGTTCTAGTATCTCCCAAAAGACAGGTAGAAATCAAAAGCTCCATGAATTTTCATTActtttagaggcaatacaatgtagataaaCACATCAAAGCACGCGTacagccattcaaaagcatggtaaaaaaGAATGCAATAAAAAGCAAATAAcatagaaagaaataaaataacaacaccagggtgcatgagcacagtacataagaaaaggagaaagcacataaaaatatcccaagcatctaATCTATCATAATCAAAGTCTGAATCAGAATCGGAACTGCAcgagcaacaagatgaggctactgctctagcggcatctcggtcccgtgccatttcctccagaagaCGACGCATTTTAAGGCTacgaggggagggtggtggttccctATATGGGCGTGGCCTGAGGGCCCGAGGCAGCAATAGGTCAAGAATGTCCACCGGATGTGGATTATCGTAATCATATggcatggtcggcctaatcgtACGAAACAACACCAGATGAGTGGGCATGTCCTCTGTAATCCCTAGGGTAACATTCGAGGACTTCTCTTTAATGGATGCCGCAGTAGAACGTAtcgggggcaactgcacatcctcaagagtcacccttggtgctctcgtctcatctgaaatcctttcgtgctcactcagtATAGCTCAACCCTTGGAAGAAGGCTCTCCCTTTAGTGGGTCTTAAACCCTCTGCCGCTTTGAGGCTGCCCGAGGCTCCATTCGCGAAGGCATTAGCCAGTAAAGAGGAAATcctacgatttaagttcaaaGGGGCATgcttaacaaaaaaaattatgagaaaatattcacaTGACATTCTAGACAGGTGCAGTGGAGCTGGCAAATCTCTGCCTTCGAAACTTATGGATGGCTCATTGATCTTTTGGCTAGGACTGActtttaaggttatatttgggttTGCAAACTAGTTAAATCTTAGAAATGAGATGGAATACagtgaaaaatttagaaataaagttaaTAGTTACTTGTTTATTCTTTATCATTCCAACTAGATGAGGTATTCCCGtggtaaaatttggaaatagttaagcaatttttgtcctttttttctccttttttgacTGATTTAtgctttatttattatataaaataatccACACTATTTTCCAACAATCTAAATGCATATTTGTGTAATTTGTAATTTATTCACACAAGTGTTTGATCCtaaatttatgtttgtttttcctttctttaAGTGGTGTTTATTTTAGTATGAGAATGAAGttatagttcaaattttcaaagaataaattattttcttttgcatAATCTTTATTTTGTCCTTAGATTATTTGAAGCAACATAGCTTAGTTTGTATAATTAATCATAatgtataaaataaacaaaaaaataaagaagaaaagaattcaaCTTGCATGTATCATGCCATTGTCTAAAGGTAAATTTGTCTCCTTTCAAAAACCCAAGTTTGAAGCCCATGTATTATCCATGCTGCTATTCAGTCCCACTCTCTCCTAATTGGGCTCACTCAAATATTCAACCAACCTTTTGCAAATCTCGGTCCATCTGTCTATACTATAAATTTTGAcctaggaaaacaaataaaaattcatttattcaaattaaatacGATTTAATTTCATATTCCCATGTTTATTATATCAGAATAAGCATTCCAACCCTACATTCCTAACTTCATCTGCCCTATACTCTTATTTGGGAGGTTATGACAAATGATATTAATGtctcaaatttaaaaatgaaTGGGACTTTATTAGATCATGCAAAATGGAGAGAAATatctttgaattttgaaaattcataatTTAAGCAAACAAACCGACCAACAACCACCTGTTGATATCCTTATTCACAACCTAATACATGGCAACACTTACGTGGCCCTTCCAAAATGATCaaccaatgaaaaaaaaaattcaaattttaaattactATTACGTTAGTTGAATGCCCTGGGGGATTGGACAACCACCTAGAGTTGGCGCCAAAAGTAATTtgtatatgtattaaaaaaaaaaaaaaaacaaggaagaaAGGGAGCAGTCAACCACCTATAAGTGTTTGGTCGACTGCCATttggaaaatttattttcttttatttttgtctcAAATATTAATGTCTTCACCTGGGCTAAAATTTATTTGGTAAAATATGATTATCAATAGCTACACAAGAATAAGTCCAAAATCATATTCCACAACACATGAATTCATTTTTGTAAAACATTAATTCATTTTCCAAACACAACCATAAGTCCATATCAATATCTCCATTTAGTCCAAGGACAAGCAACCATTATGAATCCACTACCATAAATAATAATCCATTTGCACAAGATATCCATCTAGTAAATTTCATAATCACCATGTTTAGCACAAATTCCAGACATCCAAAATATCATCATAATGTCATTTAGTCCAAAATCCAAAAACTACCATAAACAAGTATTTCATGCCAAATATAAGACTAAGTCACAAAATACACCAAGAACAATATATTGTGTCAAGATGACACAAAACCATTGGAAATGTTTACAAATATTCtatcaaaacacacacacacacacacacacacacacacacacacacacacacacacacacacacacacatatatatatatatatatatatatatatatatatatatcatgggTGTTTATACAAATCCAAggcaaagaaaaaaaacataaataaaaacaacaagTCAATTGCATTAGAGGCAGCAGAGGAGTTTGGTGTTGATGCATCAAGAACTACAACATCCAGTCCATACTAAAGCTCATGTCCTATTTGAATGAGTAGAGCTCTTTTTGCTGATATTACTGTAGACATCCTAATTTTCATCTATCTAATCGTTGAAATACATGAGGTCAAACCATCCATTTTGAACAAGTGATAGTCCCGAGTCAAATGAGTTCAATTCATGATCTAAGTGTGGGGTAGTTTGTTTAAACTTAGCCCTTAATTCTTTAATTCAGTCCATGGAGCATGTGCTACAATTGAGTGTTGGAGTTAAATCATACAAAATAGTTTAATTGGTATTTATGGGTCCTTGTGAAGTCCTTTAATAAAAATttggttatttgaaattttttttaggaaaactTCCAGTTTTAAAAATCAGCCCCTaatatgtttattatcttttttttcaatattcagtaaattcaaaaaaaatttaaatatttagtaTATGCTTCAAAGTAattaaaaagataaagggaaagaaataCCTGGGCTTCCGaccgagagcagggggagactaggAGAGAGGAGGAGCTCGCGCGCTGGCTGGTAGCGGACAGCAGAGGGAGATCAGGTGGGAGCAAGCAGCGGGGAAGGGGAGGAAGCAGGAGAAGCTGGCGCGGTGGCTGGCGGCGAAGAGCAGAGGGAGATAAGGTGGGAGCAGGCagcggggaaggggaagaagcaggaGGAGTTGGCGTGGTGGCTGGCGGCGGAGAGCAGAGGGAGATCAGGTGGGAGCAGGCggcggggaaggggaagaagcaggaGAAGGGAAAAGATCCTGCGAGCAGACATAagagggtttttgggcattagtgacggtttcaaaaccgtcaccaCTACTCtccgtttttttttttataaataacaaaacattagtgacagtccaaatctgtcactaataaccagccaatagtgacgaatatgtaaattcgtcactaatactataaagtaaacatttcttatattttttttaaaaattgaagtaTTAGAGACGGTtgtgaaatttgtcactaataataggggaatagtgacgaatttaaacatTCCTTACTAATACTACAaagtgaatttttttatttttttaaaacaaagtagaagtattagtgatggttatacaatccatcactaataatgggccagtagtggcgaatttataaattcgtcactactactctaaagtaaattttttttaaaaaaaaataatagtagtcaCGGTTATTTAACAGTCACTAAAGTTtaccttttagtgacggatttaattcgtcactaataccacaaaaatcgttactaatattttcccggGATAAATTCTACACCAAAAATATTTTCGCGcgttttttttgggttttttgtgacgaactattagtgacggattcaatttcgtcactaatagtgtcatattagtaacgatttataaaaccgtcactaataccctactattagtgacgaaattgaatccatcacaaatagattcatcactaaaaaccagtttttttgtagtgacatttcatttctcacaatttaatattcatattacagaattaatgtgcaatattcacatttcacatattcacatttctcataatcatatttcacattttcatattgcagaattaacaatgcaatattttcatttcccatattcacatttcttatcaTCATGTTTCACATGTTCACATTCCTcgtattcatattgtagaattttgcattgcaatatacacatttcaaaatcagtaatctcaacacattttatcatataaacatctcttttcacaaatatttagtatttctcaaaacacattcacatatttcacatttcctcattttctcataaaataaatTTCTTGCATATTTTACTTTCATTATTTTCCCATAATTCAATTCTCATACcataacacatttcaatatcacatatttcacagggcaATTCATTTATCACAGTTTAAACATTTCCTAACAcaattcatatgccacacaaatttcatctgatatttatattataaataaattttaggtaaaatatcatataccattttcatatattttccaacccataatttttataaaaatactattataatttattccccttacttggcttacagAGATGCTAACAACAACACCCAATTTTGACGATCCTCGGTGTTCCTAATTCAAAAGCCTAAGaatcatatttttaccaaatcaatcaactcatttcccacaacaattttaatataatactacctacatttcaaatactccaaacaactcataatacccttaaatctcttacttaccctgattttgggatggtgcccaagttggcctaaccaacaatctactccagtagacttgtagaaaatcttcccaggagtagcatggcggcttctGATTGCCAAACCGGCGAGAAtcgaagtcaaaaatgaagagagaaggtagatgAGAcgattttaaagagagagagagagagagagagagagagagagagagagagagagagaggctccATGAAAATTTCGTTGAAATCTCAAGGTTGGTGTATTTATATAAtgcggatttgtcgacgagacacgtcacctcgtcgacgagtccatgaaggaggtttgtcgacgaactcgtaaccctcgttgacgaaattcaggcttcgctaaacccctctcggtaagttcttgtcgacgagacacgagtCCACGTCAACGAGCTCAAGAAGgctgctcgtcgatgaacactctatgttcgtcgacgatACCCTGCTAAGTCCCTTCAGAAAActcattttctctcatttcttttatttacttaatttctataattcttcgggtctctacaataatGGTACACCATTACACTTATTTCATTAATATGTGAGGTGCTCTATTTCTATTTTCTTGTATATCAAAATTCTCATATTCTTGCTCTAAAATAGAAGCATGTGTTTCTCTCTCAAGTGCATTCCATCAAGTAAAAGTTGTACTTGCCATCATTTCACAAACCAATTTGTTCATGAACTACCCAATTTGTCACAAATTTCATCAAGTAAAAGTCCACCATCGAAGCAAGATCATTGCTAAATTCACTATCAACGTCTGATTCATCTCCCCTTTTATCTTTTTCTCCTGAACACATTCTATATTTTACCTAAGaagacatgtcaaacactgctcgaAGCTTACACATTTAAAATGAGATAGCAATGACCGTTTAAAATGATTCGATTTCAATTTACATTTCTTGTcaaacaaaaattttattttgattgttgGTTCGAGAATTATGAATGGATTAATTAAACCATGTCCAGCCATAGATTTGACTCTGAAAGCTTAGACAAGATTCCTTCCATTATgtgagaatatgtctcctcacaATCAATTCTGAATTTTTGCAAGAAACCTTGTGTAACGACCCccataacttatcacataataaacataaataataatgatatcaacccgaacccgtgggtagcggggaacAGCTTAACATAAAACAGCGGAAACTAAgcaacaatatatataaaattacatccatcaaaccattaattacataataccagagtttactacatcatcaaaatactgtagttatatacaacctccaaaatatcaaaataactctagcATCATACCAcaaaaatctactgatcctagtacaagacttactCTCTTCGTGGGGTAACTTGacaaactcaacggcggtcaTGACCCACCAGTCTCTCGGGAGCtcctgaaaaatcatttaatattcggggggtgagacacttctcagtaagaaaaaataaactaaatacagttatgtgacaacatgaatatttaatgcaattatacaagtacagtacatttcatatatctgtaaacattcatcataatatactgaatcatcagatactttcatatttactaataacccatatcgttcataaaacatctattataactgatagtactgaaaacatgcccaggatgaatagctagctgatgtcatgtattaccccccatgacgggttgtgcagcccgaggGTGGGagctgacaatggctggctgaccactaccgaataaaaaatgtatgtaagtacgatgggcccgccgcaccctggtccagactgcagggtggacgtttacaactttacactgaaagccacatcgactatccatctcccaccccctcgtggggtggttagcacaagtctgaacatagatatctgatctatatatagctacggtcccgagctcctgaaactgaactaaagtaacatccgggttctgataacatataatacatgataatatagcatctttcataatttcataattacgccctcgcgccgaacatatcataattacggtctcgtgccgaacatttcataattatggcctcgtgccgaacgtttcgtatatatatcattctgaaaataaaccaattatcatgtatttcaaaatcatcatatactgcattattacgtaatttctaaaaacatgcttactcgtaaaattgtcataacgtaatacatttcatgaaaaataatattcatgccacacaaaactgaGTAAATCCTTacgtttcattctaaaatcacattcctgtataatagtagtattttcccaataacatacattttctcaataatattcaaatataatacatattccctgaaaattactttgctgataataataataataatacatatggaaaaattactgttttagtttattcctttacctagctattgagaaagccctctaaaatatcctggtctaacacccgtaggatttcctgattaatactctgaaaatgaaaactctcagtattaaacttcagtattttcacgtgtatatcattttctataactaccgcaataccaaatttggtttaaaaagttttacctcaactcaaggatgatttacaacttactttcaccaacaatttgctccgacagatttggagagaacttccctaggagcgtcatggtggcttcagattgtcgatccggcttAAATTTGGCtcgaaattgaagaaagaaggagagggagctgaagggaggagagagagggagagagtttgcTTCATTGTGAagttaaaatccagatttttagtatttataggactggattcgtcgacgagccacgtcatctcgtcaacgagtccttcgataatttcgtcaacgaaatccactcctcgtcgacgaaatttggctttgttgacgaggccctcttatgccctcgttgacgaatcctctgtgtttgtcgacgaggcttcAAATAAttctcctttttatttattattttaagtaCCATTTTTATCCGGGTTGTCacaccttgtgccacaagcctcgctttatatcaagtaatttcattattttcatttcgcttaCGCACAAATATTTATTTGTATCCAACAGATTAGACATCTTCTAGTGTTTGGACTACAggttcaaaaacttttctttttgatagagagtttacTTCTGATCCaatagcctctttccattttggtcaGTCACTTCTATACTGACATTCATTGTCAGATTTAGGTTCCAGATTAGTGggattatttgatttttaaaatagtctttttcttctttgaagcCATATGAATAGTCAATTAGTCAACAActtactccttttttttttttttttataattaggCAAGGGAATTGAGTTACTGTACTAACAAATTACAGCAGAAAACTTAAGAAGAATTCGACTTCAATACaacaattttttccctttttaatttaagcatactttatcataaaataaaataaaaatagttgCTCAAAAAAAGTGTCCAACAAAATAAACTCTGAATTTTTTGTAGTTCCAATACTATTAAGTGTCATAAATAGTGGCTCAAAAAAGTGTCCAACAAAATAAAGCCCAAAACATCAAAAATGCAGCACACGAACAGTATACTTAACAACAGCATTTTTTGTGGTTAGATTGAAGTCATGAGTCTTGAGCTTAACATAGCCCCGAGCAAATCGAAAAAGCCCACTGCCGCCAATCACCGGCATCTCCCTCTCGGTGTCAAAAATCGGGTTTCGACCGAACACAGTTATGGTACTATTGCAGTACTTGCCCTCAACAAAGACGAAGTTCATAACCATCAATAATTCGAATTGCTCTTGCGAGGCCATGGCGTAAAACCCTTGGGCCCGTCCAATTAGCTTGGACTTAGGGTCCGGCCCGACCGTCAACGGGTTGTCGATCATATTCACAAGGCCAAACCTAGTGGCCATGGCACTCGAGGTCGGGGGCACCACCGTCATGGACGTCCGGTTCAAACCGCTCACAATATCATGCCAATAGAATTCAAAAACGCTCATCTTCTCTCTTCGATATCGAATTCCCTTCTTCTTTTTAACTTCGACAAATTCCTCATTATTTTTGGCGATCGAAACCGAAATAAAAAGTGAGATGGAGAAAATGAGGAGGAAGGAATGAAGCTTGGCCATTGTGAATTGTGAAAGAAAAATTTTGCCCACCAAAGTTTAGTTGATGAAACTTTGGAACATCAAGACCATATAAAGCGGCATTGTCATGAAGTCATGGCCTCAATTTTGTACCTACCAAGAATGCCCATGATGCCACTGCATGGGACTTTCTAGGAAGTAGGGGCATATTAGTCAATTTGACTCATACGCCTTATCTTTATCCTCAATTCATATACATGGCAAGCTCTGATTGGTGCATGGTATTTTCCTTTTAGAAAATAATTATAAGTGggcatgaaattttgaaatataatatgtGGCGGTGGAAAAAAGTTGGCGTCAGGAATCCACAGCCATGCCAAGACGCCAGGACGACGACTTTTTGACTTCACTCAATTTCttcattttaaattattaaaaaaagaaaaaacagttCAGTTAATAAAATTCAGCATTCGAGAAATGAACGAATCACAATAGATCTATAATATACATTCTGACCTTTTATTTTTGTAAGTTTGTTTTTATATCTCAAACTCGTAAAATTTAGGTCACACGATA
This region includes:
- the LOC131149337 gene encoding dirigent protein 19-like, which translates into the protein MAKLHSFLLIFSISLFISVSIAKNNEEFVEVKKKKGIRYRREKMSVFEFYWHDIVSGLNRTSMTVVPPTSSAMATRFGLVNMIDNPLTVGPDPKSKLIGRAQGFYAMASQEQFELLMVMNFVFVEGKYCNSTITVFGRNPIFDTEREMPVIGGSGLFRFARGYVKLKTHDFNLTTKNAVVKYTVRVLHF